The [Eubacterium] siraeum genome contains a region encoding:
- a CDS encoding Ig-like domain-containing protein, giving the protein MNQNRPNRPSTEVQSSLTATEIKPVPRIISVSVAEELNADFTRNVAIECRNEDGTTDGLYYSYNGDNDRKRLEGGKAELALPKGSYIITVTNDSGKAVQSDEFTINVDAVTKITIDKTDTYMNVGMTGTLTTAFETIGNPTDSEKSVKWNSSAPKTVSVKDGVITALKAGTATITASVSDSISDSIEITVTDLLRAPKITATKPLLQPGQYSEAEGSMIDAVLESRVNTAGYGTRAGVVAAARFIPLEFNYKIPYFYENGRLDPQPERPYCDGEGRFYHKGLYLTHSKFDILDKKGILFGPATWGEPLTNWEDAFGLIPGAKYANGMTCSGFVSWCLYNGGVPLGDVGAGDTPGYDDEYSDFGERVWLDEEVMRSGILQVGDLIGCDGHIAIIAGFDENNIYIAEALGKGIVMEVRERYREVWQCGDYTYAMLMGDIYAKHNGEGNVTEMWKDYSAENNQ; this is encoded by the coding sequence ATGAATCAAAACAGACCTAACAGACCTTCTACCGAAGTACAGTCGTCTTTGACAGCAACAGAAATAAAGCCTGTACCGAGAATCATATCCGTATCGGTAGCGGAAGAACTGAATGCAGACTTCACACGCAATGTAGCAATTGAATGCAGAAACGAGGACGGTACAACGGACGGGTTGTATTATTCATATAACGGCGATAATGACAGGAAAAGGCTTGAAGGCGGAAAAGCGGAATTAGCTCTGCCAAAAGGAAGCTACATTATAACCGTGACTAACGACAGCGGAAAAGCCGTGCAAAGTGATGAGTTTACGATAAACGTTGATGCGGTAACCAAAATCACAATAGACAAAACCGATACATATATGAATGTCGGAATGACAGGTACGCTTACAACCGCTTTTGAAACTATCGGTAATCCCACAGACAGCGAAAAGTCGGTAAAGTGGAACAGCTCCGCACCGAAAACGGTCAGTGTCAAGGACGGTGTAATCACCGCACTGAAAGCGGGTACGGCGACAATAACAGCAAGCGTATCGGACAGCATTTCAGACAGTATAGAAATAACGGTCACGGATTTACTCAGAGCGCCGAAGATTACTGCAACAAAGCCGCTTCTTCAGCCTGGTCAATACAGTGAGGCGGAGGGAAGTATGATTGACGCTGTGCTTGAGAGCCGTGTAAATACCGCAGGCTACGGAACAAGAGCAGGCGTAGTTGCGGCGGCAAGGTTTATTCCGCTTGAATTCAATTACAAGATACCGTATTTCTATGAAAACGGCAGGCTTGATCCACAGCCCGAAAGACCGTATTGTGACGGCGAGGGCAGATTCTATCACAAGGGACTTTATCTGACGCACAGCAAGTTTGACATTCTTGATAAGAAAGGCATATTATTCGGTCCTGCAACGTGGGGTGAACCGCTCACAAACTGGGAGGACGCATTCGGGCTTATTCCCGGTGCGAAATATGCAAACGGCATGACCTGTTCGGGATTTGTTTCGTGGTGCCTGTATAACGGCGGTGTTCCGCTGGGCGATGTCGGCGCAGGGGATACTCCCGGCTATGACGATGAATATTCCGATTTCGGCGAGCGTGTATGGCTTGACGAGGAGGTAATGCGAAGCGGAATATTGCAGGTGGGCGATCTTATCGGCTGTGACGGTCACATTGCGATAATCGCAGGCTTTGACGAGAACAACATCTATATTGCGGAGGCTCTCGGAAAAGGTATTGTTATGGAGGTGCGTGAACGCTACCGTGAGGTGTGGCAGTGCGGCGATTATACATACGCTATGCTTATGGGAGATATTTATGCGAAGCATAACGGCGAAGGAAACGTAACTGAAATGTGGAAGGATTATTCCGCCGAAAATAATCAATAA
- the smpB gene encoding SsrA-binding protein SmpB, translating into MEKTALKTIADNRKARHDYFILESYEAGIELTGTEVKSIRDGGLNLKDSWISIDNGELFIKQMHISPYEKGNIFNKDPLRTRKLLMHKREIMKLLGQVKQDGLTLIPISVYFKGSRVKVQVGLCKGKKQHDKRDAMAQRDAKRTIDRELKMRNR; encoded by the coding sequence ATGGAGAAAACGGCACTTAAAACGATTGCAGACAACAGAAAGGCAAGGCATGATTATTTCATCCTTGAAAGCTACGAGGCAGGAATAGAGCTGACCGGCACCGAGGTGAAATCTATCCGTGACGGAGGACTTAATCTGAAGGACAGCTGGATTTCTATCGACAACGGCGAATTATTTATCAAGCAGATGCACATCTCGCCTTACGAAAAGGGCAACATATTCAACAAGGATCCGCTGAGAACCAGAAAACTGCTTATGCACAAGCGTGAAATAATGAAGCTGCTCGGACAGGTAAAGCAGGACGGTTTAACGCTTATTCCTATATCTGTCTATTTCAAGGGCAGCAGAGTGAAGGTTCAGGTCGGTCTTTGCAAAGGTAAAAAACAGCACGACAAGCGTGATGCTATGGCTCAGCGTGACGCAAAACGCACCATCGACCGTGAGCTGAAAATGCGTAACAGATAA
- the gdhA gene encoding NADP-specific glutamate dehydrogenase translates to MALKNQYLIDLLETVKKRNAGEPEFIQAVTEVFESLQPVVEKRQDLVDAGVFERIVEPERQIMFRVPWVDDNGKTQVNRGFRIQFNSAIGPYKGGIRLHPSVYLGIIKFLGFEQIFKNSLTTLPMGGGKGGSDFDPKGKSDGEIMRFCQSFMTELCRHIGPDCDVPAGDIGTGGREIGYMFGQYKRMRNEFSGVLTGKGLTYGGSLARTEATGYGLCYFTNEMLKANGKSFDGKTVVISGSGNVAIYATEKATQYGAKVVALSDSNGYIHDPDGIELDVVKQIKEVERKRIKEYVNRTSHKNVTYTEGCSGIWTIKCDIALPCATQNEINGESAQALVNNGCFAVAEGANMPSTPEAIEVYLSNGLLYGPAKAANAGGVATSGLEMSQNSMRYSWTFEEVDAKLHDIMKEIFKQCDTAAKEYGLEGNYMAGANIAGFLKVAEAMKAQGCV, encoded by the coding sequence ATGGCGTTAAAAAATCAGTATCTTATCGACCTGCTCGAAACAGTTAAGAAAAGAAATGCAGGCGAGCCCGAATTCATTCAGGCAGTAACAGAAGTTTTCGAGAGCCTTCAGCCCGTAGTTGAAAAAAGACAGGATCTCGTTGACGCAGGCGTATTTGAGAGAATCGTTGAGCCTGAAAGACAGATCATGTTCCGTGTACCTTGGGTAGACGACAACGGCAAGACTCAGGTAAACAGAGGTTTCAGAATTCAGTTCAACTCGGCAATCGGACCTTACAAGGGCGGTATCAGACTTCACCCCTCCGTATATCTCGGTATCATCAAGTTCCTCGGCTTTGAGCAGATCTTCAAGAACAGCCTTACAACACTGCCTATGGGCGGCGGCAAGGGTGGTTCTGACTTTGACCCCAAGGGCAAGAGCGACGGAGAGATTATGCGTTTCTGCCAGAGCTTTATGACAGAGCTTTGCAGACATATAGGTCCTGACTGCGATGTTCCCGCAGGCGACATCGGTACAGGCGGACGTGAGATCGGTTATATGTTCGGTCAGTACAAGAGAATGAGAAACGAATTCTCAGGCGTTCTCACAGGTAAGGGTCTGACATACGGCGGTTCACTTGCAAGAACAGAAGCTACAGGTTACGGTCTTTGCTACTTCACAAACGAAATGCTCAAGGCTAACGGCAAGAGCTTCGACGGCAAGACAGTTGTTATCTCAGGTTCGGGCAACGTTGCTATCTACGCTACAGAAAAGGCTACACAGTACGGCGCTAAGGTAGTTGCTCTCTCTGACTCAAACGGCTACATCCACGATCCCGACGGCATCGAGCTTGATGTTGTAAAGCAGATCAAGGAAGTTGAGAGAAAGCGTATCAAGGAATACGTTAACAGAACATCACACAAGAATGTTACATATACAGAAGGTTGCTCAGGCATCTGGACAATCAAGTGCGACATTGCACTCCCCTGCGCTACACAGAACGAAATCAACGGCGAGTCAGCTCAGGCTCTCGTAAACAACGGTTGCTTTGCAGTTGCAGAAGGTGCTAATATGCCCTCTACTCCCGAAGCTATCGAGGTTTACCTTTCAAACGGTCTTCTTTACGGACCTGCTAAGGCTGCAAACGCCGGCGGTGTTGCTACATCAGGTCTTGAAATGAGCCAGAACTCAATGCGTTACAGCTGGACATTTGAAGAAGTTGACGCTAAGCTCCACGACATAATGAAGGAAATCTTCAAGCAGTGCGATACAGCTGCTAAGGAATACGGCTTAGAGGGTAACTACATGGCAGGCGCTAACATAGCAGGCTTCTTAAAGGTAGCTGAGGCTATGAAGGCTCAGGGTTGTGTATAA
- a CDS encoding recombinase family protein — protein MNKLRAAAYCRVSTDRAEQSGSLASQRSFFDDYIRNSDSMTLVGVFYDEGTSGTTTLNRYGFNKMISLAVSGGIDIILTKEVSRFARNTVDTLNITRMLRAKGVGIIFINDNIDTRDSDGELRLSIMATIAQEESRKISERVKWGQQRKMEQGVVFGRSCLGYDVKDGKITVNADSAEIVKRIFTEYTVLLKGAESIADGLNAEQIRTVNGGRWSGAFIRKVLRNVKYVGDLEQKKTCTPDFLTHKKRLNSSEHIYIRNHHEPIISRELWEQTQAEISRRKPTDTSRHSDRYVFSGKVYCGVCGSVMVSRVKTLKNGKIYHALRCSGRIGGKSCNNETLNVTALKACVKRIFTDIPIDKTSVINAVIKGLSRTDKPDIPALRRKIETLNAKKRRAVDLMLDGLITQQELIEQKSYYDSIIEKLSQEISSDRSVLETDKIRTNAERFLDFTSDPIWLLVIRADYIHGTLTVYLKGIENGFTTCFTATGRGDSYRVITGNTVRSQGIIPGTMQVQKNYPILK, from the coding sequence ATGAATAAGCTCAGAGCCGCAGCCTATTGCCGTGTTTCGACCGACCGTGCCGAGCAATCCGGCTCACTTGCTTCACAGCGGTCGTTCTTTGATGATTATATCAGAAATTCGGACTCCATGACTTTGGTTGGAGTGTTCTATGACGAGGGTACAAGCGGCACGACAACGCTCAACCGTTACGGCTTCAACAAAATGATCTCCCTTGCCGTGTCCGGCGGTATAGATATCATCCTTACAAAAGAGGTCAGCCGCTTTGCCAGAAACACTGTAGACACCCTTAACATCACCCGTATGCTTAGGGCGAAGGGCGTAGGTATTATCTTTATAAACGATAATATAGACACCCGTGACAGCGACGGCGAGCTTAGACTTTCTATAATGGCAACGATAGCGCAGGAGGAGAGCCGCAAAATCTCCGAGCGTGTAAAATGGGGACAGCAAAGGAAAATGGAACAGGGCGTAGTGTTCGGCAGAAGCTGTCTCGGATATGACGTAAAAGACGGCAAAATCACTGTCAATGCGGATTCGGCAGAAATAGTAAAGCGTATTTTCACAGAGTATACCGTGCTTTTAAAGGGCGCAGAAAGCATAGCGGACGGATTGAACGCCGAGCAGATAAGAACCGTCAACGGCGGAAGGTGGAGCGGTGCGTTTATCCGTAAGGTACTGCGGAATGTAAAATATGTCGGCGACCTTGAGCAGAAAAAGACCTGCACTCCGGATTTTCTCACGCATAAGAAAAGGCTCAACAGCTCGGAGCATATCTATATAAGAAATCATCACGAACCGATAATAAGCCGTGAGCTGTGGGAGCAGACCCAAGCCGAGATAAGCCGGAGAAAGCCTACGGACACAAGCCGCCACAGCGACCGATATGTCTTCAGCGGAAAGGTATATTGCGGTGTGTGCGGCAGTGTGATGGTATCCCGTGTAAAAACGCTGAAAAACGGCAAGATATACCACGCCCTGCGTTGCTCGGGGAGAATCGGCGGAAAATCCTGCAACAACGAAACGCTTAACGTGACCGCCCTAAAAGCCTGCGTTAAGCGTATTTTCACCGATATACCCATCGACAAAACATCCGTCATAAACGCAGTAATAAAAGGCTTATCCCGAACAGACAAGCCCGACATTCCTGCACTGCGCAGAAAGATCGAAACGCTCAATGCCAAAAAACGCCGTGCGGTCGATCTTATGCTGGACGGATTGATAACACAGCAGGAGCTTATCGAGCAGAAATCGTACTATGACAGTATTATAGAAAAGCTGTCGCAGGAAATTTCAAGCGACAGATCCGTTCTCGAAACGGATAAAATCAGAACAAACGCAGAAAGGTTTCTTGATTTCACAAGTGATCCGATATGGCTCTTGGTCATAAGAGCCGATTATATCCACGGCACTCTTACAGTGTATCTTAAGGGTATAGAAAATGGCTTTACGACCTGCTTTACCGCAACAGGCAGAGGGGACAGCTACCGTGTCATCACAGGAAATACAGTGAGATCGCAAGGGATCATTCCGGGAACGATGCAGGTACAGAAGAACTATCCCATCTTGAAATGA
- a CDS encoding 1-deoxy-D-xylulose-5-phosphate synthase, which translates to MYLEKINSPSDIKKLSVDEMKKLTQEMRDALIFKLSRHGGHCGPNLGFAEATVALHYVFDSPTDKIVFDVSHQTYCHKMLTGRKDGFLYEEHFDNISGYSNPAESEHDFFVIGHTSTSVSLALGLAKARDLKHESGNVIAVIGDGSLSGGEALEAIDYAGEFDGNLIVIINDNDMSIAENHGGMYKNLKALREGNGKADTNLFTAMGLDYVFVKDGNDIESLIAAFSKVKDSKRPVAVHIVTEKGKGLSFAEENKEDWHWHMPFDVETGKPKFNFDGEDYGDLTAKMLLEKMKKDESVCVLTSGTPTVGGFRKGRRDEAGRQFIDVGIAEENAAAMASGIAAGGGKPLYTVYSTFIQRTYDQISQDICINNSPVAISVFAGSVYGMSDVTHLGLYDIPMLSNIPNLVYLAPATKEEYLSMLDWAIEQSKYPVAVRVPGGAVISDGKEVKSDWSDINKYEITKSGSRIAVIALGTFYQLGEKAAKLIEEKTGTAPTLINPHYITGIDKDMLEDLKKNHDVVITLEDGILEGGFGEKIARFYGNSDVKTLCFGLEKKFYDRYDVNELMHTAHLTPEQIAEDTIALLK; encoded by the coding sequence ATGTATCTTGAAAAAATCAATTCACCGTCGGATATAAAGAAGCTGAGTGTTGACGAAATGAAAAAGCTGACGCAGGAAATGCGTGACGCACTTATATTCAAGCTCAGCCGTCACGGAGGCCACTGCGGTCCCAATCTCGGTTTTGCGGAGGCAACGGTCGCTCTGCACTATGTATTCGATTCGCCGACAGACAAAATAGTATTTGATGTATCCCACCAGACATACTGTCACAAGATGCTCACAGGCAGAAAGGACGGTTTCCTTTACGAAGAGCATTTTGACAATATTTCGGGCTACTCAAATCCCGCCGAAAGCGAACACGACTTTTTCGTCATCGGTCACACCTCAACTTCTGTAAGCCTTGCACTCGGTCTTGCAAAGGCAAGGGATTTAAAGCACGAAAGCGGAAACGTTATTGCGGTAATAGGCGACGGTTCGCTCAGCGGCGGCGAAGCTCTTGAGGCTATCGACTACGCAGGCGAATTTGACGGAAATCTTATCGTTATTATAAACGATAACGATATGTCTATCGCTGAAAACCACGGCGGTATGTACAAAAATCTCAAGGCTCTGCGTGAGGGCAACGGAAAAGCCGATACGAACCTGTTCACAGCTATGGGTCTTGACTATGTGTTCGTAAAGGACGGCAACGATATTGAAAGTCTTATCGCCGCTTTCAGTAAGGTAAAGGACAGCAAGCGTCCTGTCGCAGTGCATATAGTTACCGAAAAGGGAAAGGGTCTGTCTTTTGCGGAAGAAAACAAGGAGGACTGGCACTGGCATATGCCGTTTGACGTTGAAACAGGAAAGCCTAAATTTAATTTTGACGGCGAGGATTACGGCGACCTTACAGCTAAGATGCTTCTTGAAAAAATGAAGAAGGACGAAAGCGTATGCGTTCTGACCTCCGGTACTCCCACAGTAGGCGGCTTCCGGAAAGGCAGAAGAGATGAGGCAGGCAGACAGTTTATAGATGTTGGAATTGCGGAGGAAAATGCGGCGGCTATGGCCTCGGGAATCGCAGCAGGCGGCGGTAAGCCTTTGTACACAGTATACAGCACATTTATACAGCGTACCTATGACCAGATTTCGCAGGATATATGTATAAACAACAGCCCCGTTGCGATAAGCGTATTCGCAGGCTCTGTCTACGGTATGAGCGATGTTACCCATCTCGGACTCTATGACATTCCTATGCTCTCAAACATTCCGAATCTTGTTTATCTTGCTCCCGCAACAAAGGAAGAATATCTTTCTATGCTTGACTGGGCAATCGAACAAAGCAAGTATCCCGTTGCGGTGCGTGTACCGGGCGGTGCGGTGATTTCGGACGGCAAGGAAGTTAAAAGCGACTGGTCGGATATAAACAAGTACGAAATCACAAAAAGCGGCTCAAGGATAGCAGTGATAGCGCTCGGCACCTTCTATCAGCTCGGTGAGAAAGCGGCAAAGTTAATCGAAGAAAAGACCGGCACCGCTCCCACTCTTATAAATCCTCACTATATCACGGGAATTGACAAGGATATGCTTGAAGACCTCAAGAAAAACCACGATGTTGTGATAACTCTTGAGGACGGAATTCTTGAGGGCGGTTTCGGTGAAAAGATAGCACGTTTCTACGGCAACAGCGATGTTAAAACACTGTGCTTCGGCCTTGAAAAGAAGTTCTACGACAGATACGATGTAAACGAACTTATGCATACGGCGCATCTGACTCCCGAACAGATAGCAGAAGACACGATTGCTCTTTTGAAATAA
- a CDS encoding manganese catalase family protein has product MIGSIVSQLTTGEGAKSFDRYGVGAYYMDHANAVYPSNAGGVPFTAAYIQSKADPLADIHEDLAAEQKARATYDNILRVCDDPDVSNVIKFLREREVVHFQRFGEVLDILQSQIK; this is encoded by the coding sequence ATGATAGGCTCTATAGTATCCCAGCTCACAACAGGCGAGGGTGCAAAAAGCTTTGACCGATACGGAGTAGGCGCATATTATATGGATCACGCAAATGCGGTTTACCCATCCAATGCCGGCGGTGTGCCGTTTACCGCCGCATACATCCAGAGCAAAGCAGATCCGCTCGCGGATATTCACGAAGATCTTGCGGCGGAGCAGAAAGCCAGAGCTACCTATGACAACATTCTCAGAGTCTGCGACGATCCGGACGTAAGCAATGTGATTAAATTCCTACGTGAACGTGAAGTAGTGCATTTCCAGAGATTCGGTGAGGTCCTCGATATACTTCAGTCGCAGATAAAGTAA
- a CDS encoding aminotransferase class V-fold PLP-dependent enzyme — MIYLDNAATTYPKPVSVLHSAEKALYDYGANPGRSGHRLSLETSRQVFYAREKCAEFFGGETENTVFTLNCTHAINFALKGVCNAKGHCHVITSDLEHNSVIRPLHALYKQKQINYSIADSGGSDDELLSAVEKQIRRDTAVVIMTAGCNVNGRVTPLARIAELCRKRNICLIADCAQAAGVIPLNLADGINIICAPGHKGLYGPMGTGVLVTDGKYPLSTLIEGGTGSASGEIDQPDFLPDSFESGTINTPGAIALGRGVEFVNSKGIDRIYAHEMSLCDLFIKRVENIGKIRVYRPEKVKSLPVVSFTAGDENSSVTADMLSKNGFYLRGGLHCNFLAHKKQGTLETGTVRLAPSVFNTRSDIIKLTELLYKKYS, encoded by the coding sequence ATGATATATCTTGACAATGCCGCCACCACCTATCCAAAGCCCGTTTCGGTGCTTCATTCGGCGGAAAAGGCACTGTACGACTACGGGGCAAATCCCGGAAGGTCGGGTCACAGGCTTTCGCTCGAAACCTCACGGCAGGTGTTTTACGCAAGGGAGAAATGTGCGGAATTTTTCGGCGGTGAAACCGAAAATACGGTTTTCACGCTCAACTGTACCCATGCAATAAATTTTGCGCTCAAGGGCGTTTGCAATGCAAAAGGGCATTGCCATGTGATAACGTCCGACCTTGAACATAATTCGGTAATAAGGCCGCTTCACGCACTGTATAAACAAAAACAGATAAATTACAGCATAGCCGACAGCGGCGGCAGCGATGATGAACTGCTGTCGGCTGTGGAAAAGCAGATCCGCCGTGACACTGCCGTGGTCATTATGACCGCAGGGTGTAACGTAAACGGCAGAGTGACACCGCTTGCCAGAATTGCGGAGCTTTGCAGGAAGCGCAATATATGTCTTATAGCCGATTGTGCTCAGGCGGCAGGCGTTATACCGCTTAATCTGGCGGACGGCATCAATATTATATGCGCACCCGGTCATAAGGGACTTTACGGACCTATGGGTACGGGAGTGCTTGTGACTGACGGAAAATATCCGCTCAGCACGCTTATAGAGGGCGGAACGGGCAGTGCGAGCGGAGAAATCGACCAGCCCGACTTTCTGCCCGACAGCTTTGAAAGCGGAACGATAAATACTCCCGGTGCTATCGCACTCGGCAGGGGAGTGGAATTTGTAAATTCAAAAGGAATCGACAGGATTTACGCTCACGAAATGTCGCTGTGTGATTTATTTATAAAGCGTGTTGAAAATATCGGGAAAATCAGGGTCTACCGTCCGGAAAAGGTAAAATCTCTCCCTGTGGTATCTTTTACGGCGGGAGATGAAAACAGCTCGGTCACAGCCGATATGTTGTCGAAAAACGGATTTTATCTGCGTGGTGGGCTTCACTGCAACTTCCTTGCCCACAAAAAGCAGGGTACGCTTGAAACGGGGACGGTACGGCTTGCGCCGTCGGTGTTCAATACACGTTCGGATATTATAAAGCTGACTGAATTGCTTTATAAGAAGTATTCATAA
- a CDS encoding beta-galactosidase gives MINTIDISGKWELFISENNRTSLPDNYNDSIILPDTLSDAAKVAENKNRDEGYLTDKYTFTGYAWFRRSCTLESDMTGLVSILTLERTRVSTLYIDGAEIGTCDSLCSTHRYDISSYMTAGTHEIVIRVANVGYKTGGGHMTSPDTQTNWLGIVGKMNIEIYPKSYISDVRVIASADGSLSVRGLVNGADNAVVTATVTAPDGIRVLKAHIISDGDTFESEFRLENAQLWDEFERNIYSLELRCGEDIFNTSFGFVTFSGNDRKLLVNGSEAFLRGKHDGMIFPLTAYAPCDVNDWKERLKIAKSYGINHYRFHTCCPPDSAFTAADELGIYMEPELPFWGTIAAKGEGGYNEEEQNYLINEGIRIIKDFSHHPSFVMMSLGNELWGNRERLGEIIDILRRENHSIFFTSGSNNFQFWPAEIPQEDFFAGVRLSRDRLFRGSYAMCDAPLGHIQTDKPNTAYDYDAIIRGENGSENEGGDTIQIQYGTGVKTVKLSAADGSYIPHKPVISHEVGQYDYFPDFDEMKMYTGPLVPRYLDIFRERLEEKGLYTQWRDFFKAVGAHCTQCYKDEIETALRSSELSGFQLLDLQDFNGQGVSLVGVLNAFMQSKGFITPEDWRGFCDSNVLLAKTEKYVFGADEKPSVEILLSSYGKGKIKSGAVQYSLRSDELDINGSVEFTSSDARITSVGTFVPDFSGITKPQKAVLTLTMGELHNSYVFWLYPQTNVEITENGIKTADDELIFADSVEKAKVLIASGKKAMVITDGSNAIENAYCADFWNYHMFRVISESMNKPVAPGTMGLLIDKNDKLLSAFPCEKFTTPQWYEAVTHSKADILDDTPDVTPIVQVVDNTERCHRLGMLYKRNGILHCSIRLWEAADVPEIKQLAKSITENF, from the coding sequence ATGATAAATACGATAGACATCAGCGGAAAGTGGGAGCTTTTCATAAGCGAAAATAACCGTACCTCGCTTCCGGATAATTACAACGACAGCATAATTCTTCCCGATACTCTGTCAGATGCCGCAAAGGTGGCTGAGAACAAGAACAGGGACGAAGGATACCTTACCGATAAATACACATTCACGGGATATGCGTGGTTCAGACGTTCGTGTACCCTTGAAAGCGATATGACGGGTTTGGTGTCAATACTCACGCTTGAACGCACCAGAGTAAGCACGCTGTATATTGACGGTGCGGAGATTGGTACCTGCGACAGCCTTTGCAGTACGCACCGCTACGATATTTCTTCATATATGACCGCAGGCACGCACGAAATTGTCATCCGTGTGGCAAATGTCGGTTATAAGACGGGCGGAGGTCACATGACAAGTCCGGATACCCAGACAAACTGGCTGGGCATTGTAGGAAAGATGAATATCGAAATATATCCCAAGAGCTATATTTCTGATGTAAGAGTTATCGCATCTGCTGACGGAAGTTTATCGGTAAGAGGCTTGGTCAACGGTGCGGACAATGCCGTTGTTACTGCGACTGTTACCGCTCCCGACGGAATCCGTGTGCTTAAAGCCCATATCATATCTGACGGAGATACATTTGAATCGGAATTCAGGCTCGAAAACGCTCAGCTGTGGGATGAATTTGAACGCAATATCTACAGTCTTGAATTACGTTGCGGTGAAGATATATTCAATACCTCGTTTGGCTTTGTGACATTCTCGGGTAATGACAGGAAACTGCTCGTAAACGGCAGTGAGGCATTTCTCAGAGGAAAGCATGACGGAATGATTTTTCCGCTTACCGCTTATGCTCCCTGTGATGTTAACGATTGGAAAGAGCGTCTTAAAATTGCCAAAAGCTACGGTATAAACCATTACCGTTTCCACACCTGCTGTCCTCCCGATTCCGCATTTACCGCCGCAGATGAGCTTGGTATATATATGGAGCCTGAGCTTCCTTTCTGGGGAACGATTGCCGCAAAGGGCGAGGGAGGCTACAATGAGGAGGAGCAGAACTACCTCATAAACGAGGGTATCCGTATTATAAAAGATTTTTCCCACCACCCTTCATTTGTTATGATGTCGCTCGGAAACGAGCTTTGGGGCAACCGTGAAAGGCTTGGAGAGATAATCGACATTCTCCGCCGTGAAAATCATTCAATCTTCTTTACAAGCGGCTCAAACAACTTCCAGTTCTGGCCTGCCGAAATTCCGCAGGAGGATTTTTTCGCAGGGGTAAGACTTTCCCGTGACAGACTTTTCAGAGGCTCTTATGCTATGTGTGACGCACCTCTCGGTCATATCCAGACGGACAAGCCGAATACCGCTTACGATTATGATGCGATAATCAGAGGCGAAAACGGCTCGGAGAACGAGGGCGGAGATACGATACAGATTCAGTACGGCACAGGGGTAAAGACGGTAAAGCTGAGCGCCGCAGACGGCAGTTATATTCCGCACAAGCCGGTAATATCACACGAGGTCGGACAGTATGATTATTTCCCCGACTTTGATGAGATGAAAATGTACACAGGTCCTCTCGTTCCTCGCTATCTCGATATTTTCAGAGAAAGGCTTGAAGAAAAGGGACTTTACACGCAGTGGAGAGATTTCTTCAAGGCGGTCGGCGCACATTGTACTCAGTGCTATAAGGACGAGATAGAAACGGCTCTGCGTTCTTCCGAACTCAGCGGCTTTCAGCTTCTCGATCTGCAGGATTTCAACGGACAGGGAGTTTCGCTTGTCGGCGTGCTTAATGCCTTTATGCAATCGAAGGGCTTTATAACGCCTGAGGACTGGAGAGGCTTCTGCGACAGCAATGTACTGCTTGCAAAGACGGAAAAGTATGTTTTCGGTGCGGATGAAAAACCGTCTGTAGAGATTCTTCTTTCGTCATACGGTAAAGGTAAGATAAAGAGCGGAGCGGTGCAGTATTCACTCAGAAGCGATGAACTTGACATAAACGGCAGTGTTGAGTTTACCTCATCGGATGCACGCATTACATCTGTCGGCACATTCGTTCCCGACTTCAGCGGTATCACAAAACCGCAGAAAGCCGTCCTTACACTTACTATGGGCGAACTGCACAACAGCTATGTATTCTGGCTTTATCCGCAGACAAATGTTGAAATTACCGAAAACGGCATAAAGACAGCCGATGACGAACTGATTTTTGCAGACAGCGTTGAAAAGGCAAAAGTGCTTATAGCGAGCGGCAAAAAGGCTATGGTTATAACCGATGGCAGTAATGCTATAGAAAACGCATACTGTGCGGATTTCTGGAACTATCATATGTTCCGTGTCATTTCGGAGAGTATGAACAAGCCTGTAGCACCCGGTACGATGGGACTTCTTATAGACAAGAACGATAAGCTGCTGAGCGCTTTCCCGTGTGAAAAGTTTACCACGCCGCAGTGGTATGAGGCGGTAACGCACAGCAAGGCTGATATACTTGATGATACACCCGATGTTACTCCGATAGTTCAGGTTGTGGACAACACCGAGCGTTGCCACCGACTCGGAATGCTGTATAAGAGGAACGGTATTCTTCATTGCAGTATAAGACTGTGGGAAGCGGCAGACGTTCCCGAAATAAAACAGCTTGCAAAGAGCATTACAGAAAATTTCTGA